One Triticum dicoccoides isolate Atlit2015 ecotype Zavitan chromosome 4B, WEW_v2.0, whole genome shotgun sequence genomic window carries:
- the LOC119295025 gene encoding protein DA1-related 1-like, whose translation MQKYCPSHDNDGTPRCCSCERMEPKDIKYITLDDGRKLCLECLYTSIMDTDECQPVYIDIQEFYEGLNMKVEQQIPLLLVERQGLNEAREVEKMGHHLPETRGLCLSEEQIVRMISRRPIIGPGSKMIDISTAPYKLVRRCEVTAILVLYALPRLLTGYILAHEMMHAYLRLKGYRIRNPEVEEGICQVLAHLWLESEIVSGSSSSIATTSEAAAVAAEAAVAAEATATPSSTSSSAKKGEKTDFEKKLGEFFKHQIETDPSAIYGDGFRAGIRAVERYGLRGTLDHIKRSGSFPS comes from the exons ATGCAGAAGTATTGTCCTTCGCATGACAATGACGGTACTCCTAGGTGTTGCAGTTGTGAACGAATGGAG CCAAAGGATATCAAGTACATAACATTAGATGATGGCCGGAAGCTCTGCTTGGAGTGTCTATATACTTCAATAATGGACACAGACGAGTGCCAACCAGTATACATTGATATCCAGGAATTCTATGAGGGTTTGAACATGAAAGTAGAGCAACAGATCCCCTTGCTTTTGGTTGAACGTCAAGGTTTAAATGAAGCCAGGGAAGTAGAGAAAATG GGGCATCACCTTCCTGAAACCAGGGGTCTCTGCCTATCGGAAGAGCAAATTGTCAGAATG ATATCGAGACGACCAATAATTGGACCAGGAAGCAAAATGATAGACATTTCTACAGCACCATACAAACTAGTTCGGCGGTGTGAAGTGACTGCAATTCTTGTACTATATGCTTTGCCAAG ACTGCTCACAGGCTATATTCTAGCTCATGAGATGATGCATGCATACCTTCGACTTAAAG GATACCGAATCCGTaatccagaggttgaagaaggcatctgtCAGGTCCTAGCTCATCTCTGGCTTGAGTCTGAAATCGTGTCAGGTTCAAGCAGTAGCATTGCAACCACATCTGAAGCAGCAGCTGTAGCAGCagaagcagcagtagcagcagaagCAACAGCGACACCTTCTTCAACATCTTCCTCGGCGAAAAAGGGTGAAAAGACTGACTTTGAGAAAAAACTTGGAGAATTCTTCAAGCACCAGATCGAAACAGATCCCTCTGCAATATATGGAGATGGGTTTCGAGCTGGCATTCGAGCAGTTGAACGATATGGCTTGAGAGGTACCCTTGATCATATCAAGCGGTCAGGTTCTTTTCCAAGTTGA